A single Argentina anserina chromosome 7, drPotAnse1.1, whole genome shotgun sequence DNA region contains:
- the LOC126801507 gene encoding GDSL esterase/lipase At5g03610-like isoform X1 has protein sequence MEQTSILSFCLFLLYISTCPQVLHSAVSSDHRHRHHHHERVTVKLFVFGDSYADTGNSVKFVTGSWEPPYGITFPGKPAGRFSDGRVLTDYIASFFGTRSPVPYNWRNRVKKSKLRNGMNFAYGGTGVFETLVSAPNMTTQIDFLQQLVEKKLYTKRDLYSSVAFVSLAGNDYAAYFLKGNQSQDLPAVSISIVNQLVVNIKRINDLGVPRILVTSIAPMGCLPAVTSILSSYQNCSESLNAASRFHNQILHQKVEELKNHTTRRSTIVILDLYNGFLSAIQQHHDLQQAGNSTASENMLMPCCVGVSSEYSCGSVDGRSGAKMYTVCSNPGRSFFWDKVHPSQNGWHAVYSAIESSLSPLH, from the exons ATGGAGCAAACGTCCATCCTCTCATTCTGTCTCTTTCTTCTCTACATCTCCACATGTCCCCAAGTACTTCATTCTGCCGTATCCTCCGATCACCGCCACCGCCATCACCACCATGAGAGGGTTACTGTAAAGCTTTTCGTTTTCGGGGACTCGTATGCTGATACTGGGAATAGCGTCAAATTCGTCACCGGTTCATGGGAACCACCTTATGGAATCACTTTTCCAGGAAAGCCGGCAGGCCGCTTCTCCGATGGTCGGGTGCTCACTGATTATATAG CTTCATTTTTTGGTACAAGATCTCCAGTACCATACAATTGGAGAAACCGTGTAAAGAAATCGAAACTAAGGAACGGGATGAACTTTGCATATGGAGGTACTGGTGTCTTTGAGACTCTGGTCAGTGCACCAAACATGACTACCCAAATCGATTTTCTCCAACAACTagtggaaaaaaaattgtacacCAAAAGGGACTTGTACTCGTCCGTCGCCTTTGTATCACTGGCTGGAAACGACTATGCTGCTTATTTTCTCAAAGGAAACCAGAGTCAG GATTTGCCAGCGGTGTCCATATCGATTGTTAACCAGCTTGTGGTGAACATAAAACGTATAAATGATTTGGGGGTGCCAAGAATATTGGTTACATCAATAGCGCCCATGGGATGTTTGCCAGCCGTAACCTCCATTCTTTCTTCGTATCAGAATTGCAGCGAAAGTCTGAACGCAGCTTCAAGATTCCACAACCAAATTTTGCACCAGAAGGTTGAAGAGTTAAAAAATCATACAACTAGGAGGTCTACCATTGTAATCTTGGACCTGTATAACGGATTTCTGTCTGCAATTCAACAACACCACGACCTGCAACAAG CAGGAAATTCGACAGCATCTGAGAATATGCTGATGCCATGCTGTGTTGGTGTGAGCAGCGAATActcgtgtgggagtgtggacGGGAGAAGTGGAGCGAAAATGTACACAGTGTGCAGTAATCCGGGCAGGTCTTTCTTTTGGGACAAGGTGCACCCTTCGCAAAATGGCTGGCATGCTGTTTATTCTGCAATCGAGtcttctctttctccattGCATTAA
- the LOC126801507 gene encoding GDSL esterase/lipase At5g03610-like isoform X2, whose protein sequence is MEQTSILSFCLFLLYISTCPQVLHSAVSSDHRHRHHHHERVTVKLFVFGDSYADTGNSVKFVTGSWEPPYGITFPGKPAGRFSDGRVLTDYIASFFGTRSPVPYNWRNRVKKSKLRNGMNFAYGGTGVFETLVSAPNMTTQIDFLQQLVEKKLYTKRDLYSSVAFVSLAGNDYAAYFLKGNQSQDLPAVSISIVNQLVVNIKRINDLGVPRILVTSIAPMGCLPAVTSILSSYQNCSESLNAASRFHNQILHQKVEELKNHTTRRSTIVILDLYNGFLSAIQQHHDLQQGNSTASENMLMPCCVGVSSEYSCGSVDGRSGAKMYTVCSNPGRSFFWDKVHPSQNGWHAVYSAIESSLSPLH, encoded by the exons ATGGAGCAAACGTCCATCCTCTCATTCTGTCTCTTTCTTCTCTACATCTCCACATGTCCCCAAGTACTTCATTCTGCCGTATCCTCCGATCACCGCCACCGCCATCACCACCATGAGAGGGTTACTGTAAAGCTTTTCGTTTTCGGGGACTCGTATGCTGATACTGGGAATAGCGTCAAATTCGTCACCGGTTCATGGGAACCACCTTATGGAATCACTTTTCCAGGAAAGCCGGCAGGCCGCTTCTCCGATGGTCGGGTGCTCACTGATTATATAG CTTCATTTTTTGGTACAAGATCTCCAGTACCATACAATTGGAGAAACCGTGTAAAGAAATCGAAACTAAGGAACGGGATGAACTTTGCATATGGAGGTACTGGTGTCTTTGAGACTCTGGTCAGTGCACCAAACATGACTACCCAAATCGATTTTCTCCAACAACTagtggaaaaaaaattgtacacCAAAAGGGACTTGTACTCGTCCGTCGCCTTTGTATCACTGGCTGGAAACGACTATGCTGCTTATTTTCTCAAAGGAAACCAGAGTCAG GATTTGCCAGCGGTGTCCATATCGATTGTTAACCAGCTTGTGGTGAACATAAAACGTATAAATGATTTGGGGGTGCCAAGAATATTGGTTACATCAATAGCGCCCATGGGATGTTTGCCAGCCGTAACCTCCATTCTTTCTTCGTATCAGAATTGCAGCGAAAGTCTGAACGCAGCTTCAAGATTCCACAACCAAATTTTGCACCAGAAGGTTGAAGAGTTAAAAAATCATACAACTAGGAGGTCTACCATTGTAATCTTGGACCTGTATAACGGATTTCTGTCTGCAATTCAACAACACCACGACCTGCAACAAG GAAATTCGACAGCATCTGAGAATATGCTGATGCCATGCTGTGTTGGTGTGAGCAGCGAATActcgtgtgggagtgtggacGGGAGAAGTGGAGCGAAAATGTACACAGTGTGCAGTAATCCGGGCAGGTCTTTCTTTTGGGACAAGGTGCACCCTTCGCAAAATGGCTGGCATGCTGTTTATTCTGCAATCGAGtcttctctttctccattGCATTAA
- the LOC126803464 gene encoding uncharacterized protein LOC126803464, translating into MTNHSLRQVLQKSKTLGRLVKWVIKLREFDIHFKSRTMMKGQAAADFIAQFIPPEGTKSDNTAEATEPAPVWDIYVDDSANKTSSGAGIITTDPERNEYPYTLRFNFETSNNIVEYEALIGGIQLCLEFEATRIRIFSDSQLVVNQVDGSYQSHHPRLISYQNLAGSLLQKFDFFEIKQRSCWFADVYFSTALPFSPTSPWTYAS; encoded by the coding sequence ATGACCAATCACTCGCTCCGCCAGGTCCTACAGAAGTCAAAGACTTTGGGGCGCCTTGTGAAGTGGGTTATTAAGCTTAGGGAATTCGACATCCACTTCAAGTCTCGAACGATGATGAAGGGTCAAGCCGCCGCTGATTTTATTGCCCAGTTCATCCCACCAGAGGGGACCAAGAGTGACAACACCGCTGAGGCCACCGAACCGGCGCCAGTGTGGGATATCTATGTGGATGACTCTGCCAATAAGACCTCTAGTGGGGCCGGAATAATAACAACTGATCCAGAAAGGAATGAGTACCCTTACACCCTCCGGTTTAACTTCGAGACCTCCAACAATATAGTTGAGTACGAAGCCTTGATTGGCGGGATACAACTTTGTCTAGAATTTGAGGCCACTAGAATTCGGATCTTCAGTGATTCTCAACTAGTGGTCAACCAGGTTGATGGAAGCTATCAATCCCACCACCCTCGACTCATCTCATATCAGAATCTGGCTGGGTCATTACTCCAAAAATTTGACTTCTTTGAGATCAAACAACGGAGCTGTTGGTTTGCCGATGTGTACTTCTCGACCGCCCTCCCCTTCTCCCCCACCTCGCCTTGGACATATGCCTCCTAG